A stretch of Arthrobacter sp. NEB 688 DNA encodes these proteins:
- a CDS encoding type IV toxin-antitoxin system AbiEi family antitoxin domain-containing protein, with translation MNDALRSLADAQGGVFTTTQARRVGVGDRGLARLRRDREVHTVARSVSSTSPWRDGRLDARLLVRTRAALALYPDARAVGVSALVLAGAPVHGVPSDRADVVRPVHREVLTDLCRIRPPHPALRTLEPAPDASTRIAAAVVQSALDHGHVAAVVAADHALQHRLVTREQITAVADRVEGWPESGRVRTALALMDGRSESVGETLARLFVVGLGWSVTPQLPLRDAGGVFGYGDLGVDGTLLVLEFDGRVKYASDPDALWKEKRREDRGRRAGYLFERIIWSELDAPAVLGPRLVAARARAERWPDV, from the coding sequence ATGAACGACGCACTCCGATCGCTGGCCGACGCCCAGGGCGGTGTCTTCACGACGACCCAGGCGCGACGCGTCGGGGTGGGCGACCGCGGCCTCGCGCGCCTGCGGCGTGACCGCGAGGTGCACACGGTGGCTCGCTCGGTGTCGAGCACGAGCCCCTGGCGGGACGGCCGGCTGGATGCCCGGCTCCTCGTGCGGACCCGCGCGGCGCTGGCGCTGTACCCCGACGCCCGGGCGGTGGGGGTGTCGGCCCTCGTCCTCGCGGGTGCCCCCGTGCACGGCGTGCCCTCCGACCGCGCGGACGTGGTCCGGCCCGTCCATCGTGAGGTGCTGACCGACCTCTGCCGGATCCGCCCGCCGCACCCCGCCCTCCGGACCCTGGAGCCGGCGCCGGACGCATCGACGAGGATCGCGGCGGCCGTCGTGCAGTCCGCGCTCGACCACGGGCACGTCGCGGCGGTCGTGGCCGCCGACCACGCGCTGCAGCATCGGTTGGTGACCCGGGAGCAGATCACCGCGGTCGCCGACCGCGTCGAGGGATGGCCCGAGTCGGGGCGGGTGCGGACCGCTCTCGCCCTCATGGACGGACGCTCCGAGTCGGTGGGCGAGACGCTCGCCCGCCTCTTCGTCGTCGGGTTGGGATGGAGCGTCACGCCGCAGCTGCCGCTGCGGGACGCCGGCGGGGTCTTCGGCTACGGCGACCTCGGCGTCGACGGCACGTTGCTCGTCCTGGAGTTCGACGGTCGCGTCAAGTACGCGAGCGACCCCGACGCCCTCTGGAAGGAGAAGCGTCGCGAGGACCGCGGCCGGCGGGCCGGCTACCTCTTCGAACGGATCATCTGGTCCGAGCTCGATGCCCCCGCGGTGCTCGGGCCACGGCTCGTGGCGGCGCGAGCACGGGCCGAGCGCTGGCCCGACGTCTGA
- the msrB gene encoding peptide-methionine (R)-S-oxide reductase MsrB, which yields MTMKPTGHEYTVRKTDAEWREQLSPAEYQVLREAGTERPWVGEYTDSKTTGVYACRACGAELFESDTKFESHCGWPSFWSPLAGESVELLEDRSMGMKRVEVRCASCGSHLGHVFEGEGFDTPTDQRYCINSISMTLRPATDA from the coding sequence ATGACGATGAAGCCCACCGGTCACGAGTACACCGTCCGCAAGACCGACGCCGAGTGGCGCGAGCAGCTCTCCCCCGCCGAGTACCAGGTGCTCCGCGAGGCCGGGACCGAGCGCCCTTGGGTCGGGGAGTACACCGACAGCAAGACGACCGGCGTCTACGCCTGTCGGGCGTGCGGCGCCGAGCTCTTCGAGTCCGACACGAAGTTCGAGTCGCACTGCGGCTGGCCGTCGTTCTGGAGCCCGCTCGCCGGCGAGTCGGTCGAGCTGCTCGAGGACCGCTCGATGGGCATGAAGCGCGTCGAGGTGCGGTGCGCCTCGTGCGGCAGCCACCTCGGGCACGTCTTCGAGGGCGAGGGCTTCGACACCCCGACCGACCAGCGCTACTGCATCAACTCGATCAGCATGACGCTGCGCCCCGCCACCGACGCCTGA
- a CDS encoding ATP-dependent DNA ligase, whose translation MADAQIVEVEGPHGVRQVRLSSPDRLMWPDAGITKGDLAGYVQAVGDCLVRHIGDRPVTLQRFPEGIEGEEFYQKNPPKGMPEWVGTVGCRYPSGRRHPQIVVDEVATAVWAVQMNTVTFHPWPVRTADTDRPDELRIDLDPQPGRGFPDAVEAALALRDLMGELGLTAWAKTSGNRGVHVYARVAPTHEFLDVRHGVIGIARELERRLPDLVTSSWWKEERGERVFVDFNQACRDRTIASAYSPRPLPGAPVSMPVTWEELSTVAPGDFTVLTVPDVLEDRGDAWAGIDDAVGDVTTAIALWDRDVEERGLGELNFPPDYPKMPGEPPRVQPSKRRQDKADAEYMAPKAERDAAAREEWGMPVVPPVAPMLAKPVKGLDAKVLHDTEVVYEPKWDGFRSIVFRSGDRVEIGSRNEKPMTRYFPEVVEAALANLPERCVVDGEIIVVRPGEDRLDFELLSQRIHPATSRVTKLSVETPARFVAFDLLALGDDDLTGRPFAERRALLEEALADAQAPVHLTPATRDPAVAAGWFTEFEGAGLDGLVAKPADGPYEPDKRTMLKIKHERTADCVVAGYRTHKSGDDVIGSLLLGIHDADGTLVSVGVIGAFPMARRQELFAELQPLVTDFDEHPWAWAKQEEGHRTPQSSAGSRWAAGKDLSFTPLRPERVVEVRYDHMEGVRFRHTAQFVRWRPDKDPADCTYTQLDEPVSYDLSAVLAGEPT comes from the coding sequence ATGGCCGATGCACAGATCGTCGAGGTCGAGGGGCCGCACGGCGTCCGGCAGGTCCGCCTGAGCAGCCCCGACCGGCTCATGTGGCCCGACGCGGGCATCACCAAGGGCGACCTCGCGGGGTACGTGCAGGCCGTGGGCGACTGCCTCGTGCGCCACATCGGCGACCGCCCGGTCACGCTCCAGCGCTTCCCCGAGGGCATCGAGGGCGAGGAGTTCTACCAGAAGAACCCGCCGAAGGGGATGCCCGAGTGGGTCGGCACGGTCGGCTGCCGCTACCCGAGCGGGCGGCGCCACCCGCAGATCGTGGTCGACGAGGTCGCCACCGCCGTCTGGGCCGTGCAGATGAACACCGTGACCTTCCACCCGTGGCCGGTGCGCACCGCCGACACGGACAGGCCGGACGAGCTGCGCATCGACCTCGACCCGCAGCCCGGACGGGGGTTCCCCGACGCGGTCGAGGCCGCCCTCGCGCTGCGCGACCTCATGGGCGAGCTCGGGCTCACGGCCTGGGCGAAGACGAGCGGCAACCGGGGCGTGCACGTCTACGCGCGGGTCGCGCCGACGCACGAGTTCCTCGACGTGCGCCACGGGGTCATCGGCATCGCCCGCGAGCTCGAGCGCCGCCTGCCCGACCTCGTCACCTCCTCGTGGTGGAAGGAGGAGCGCGGCGAGCGCGTCTTCGTCGACTTCAACCAGGCCTGCCGCGACCGCACCATCGCGTCGGCGTACAGCCCGCGACCGCTGCCCGGCGCCCCCGTCTCGATGCCGGTCACGTGGGAGGAGCTGAGCACCGTCGCGCCGGGGGACTTCACGGTGCTGACCGTGCCCGACGTCCTCGAGGACCGGGGCGACGCCTGGGCGGGCATCGACGACGCCGTGGGCGACGTGACCACCGCGATCGCCCTGTGGGACAGGGATGTCGAGGAGCGTGGGCTCGGCGAGCTCAACTTCCCGCCGGACTACCCGAAGATGCCCGGCGAGCCGCCGCGGGTGCAGCCGAGCAAGCGCCGCCAGGACAAGGCCGACGCCGAGTACATGGCCCCCAAGGCCGAGCGCGACGCCGCGGCGCGCGAGGAGTGGGGGATGCCCGTCGTGCCCCCGGTCGCGCCGATGCTCGCCAAGCCGGTCAAGGGCCTCGACGCGAAAGTGCTGCACGACACCGAGGTCGTCTACGAGCCGAAGTGGGACGGCTTCCGCTCCATCGTCTTCCGCTCCGGCGACCGCGTCGAGATCGGCAGCCGCAACGAGAAGCCGATGACGCGCTACTTCCCCGAGGTCGTCGAGGCCGCCCTCGCCAACCTGCCCGAGCGCTGCGTGGTCGACGGCGAGATCATCGTCGTCCGGCCGGGGGAGGACCGGCTCGACTTCGAGCTGCTCAGCCAGCGCATCCACCCGGCGACCAGCCGGGTCACGAAGCTGTCGGTCGAGACGCCGGCCCGGTTCGTCGCCTTCGACCTGCTCGCGCTCGGGGACGACGACCTGACCGGCCGGCCCTTCGCCGAGCGCCGAGCGCTGCTCGAGGAGGCCCTCGCCGACGCGCAGGCCCCGGTGCACCTGACCCCCGCGACGCGCGACCCCGCGGTCGCCGCCGGGTGGTTCACCGAGTTCGAGGGGGCGGGGCTTGACGGTCTCGTCGCGAAGCCGGCCGACGGGCCGTACGAGCCGGACAAGCGCACGATGCTCAAGATCAAGCACGAGCGCACCGCCGACTGCGTCGTCGCCGGGTACCGCACCCACAAGTCCGGCGACGACGTCATCGGCAGCCTGCTCCTCGGCATCCACGACGCCGACGGCACGCTCGTGTCGGTCGGGGTCATCGGTGCATTCCCGATGGCCCGCCGCCAGGAGCTCTTCGCGGAGCTGCAGCCGCTCGTCACCGACTTCGACGAGCACCCGTGGGCCTGGGCGAAGCAGGAGGAGGGCCACCGGACCCCCCAGAGCTCCGCCGGCAGCCGGTGGGCCGCGGGCAAGGACCTGTCCTTCACGCCGCTGCGGCCCGAGCGCGTCGTCGAGGTGCGCTACGACCACATGGAGGGGGTCCGGTTCCGGCACACCGCCCAGTTCGTGCGCTGGCGCCCCGACAAGGACCCCGCCGACTGCACCTACACGCAGCTCGACGAGCCGGTGTCCTACGACCTGTCGGCCGTCCTCGCGGGGGAGCCGACGTGA
- a CDS encoding alpha/beta fold hydrolase, with protein MSERDPARAGRARRLALAGAAVGGTAALASGGGSVAAAAYFARRVVTPERARPDDVVVHSADSRTVVLGTTAETVVPGRYGLWLEGGLGHARYGEVLELDATAGQVRRELLGVDRGVLGPGTARFNPYYFGSAPDDSLDLPTVHVTYDGELGPMPAWVVAPDGRPTTRWAVLVHGRGARREETVRALAPLLAAGWTCLAPTYRNDEGVPAGPDGRYALGLSEWRDIDAAMGHAVQRGAQELLLVGWSMGGAIVLQALDRSPRADLVSRVVLDGPVVDWGHVLAHHAHQHHIPPPVGSLARLLMRHRLGHRLVGVHEGVDLALTDWVRRSDELHHRVLLIHSADDEFVPFGPSLALAQARPDLVEFHEWRLARHCKEWNTDPERWERLVGEFASG; from the coding sequence GTGAGCGAGCGCGACCCCGCCCGCGCCGGTCGGGCCCGCCGCCTCGCCCTGGCCGGCGCCGCGGTCGGCGGGACGGCGGCCCTCGCGTCGGGTGGCGGCTCGGTGGCCGCCGCGGCCTACTTCGCCCGACGGGTCGTCACGCCGGAGCGCGCCCGTCCCGACGACGTCGTCGTCCACTCGGCCGACTCCCGGACCGTCGTTCTCGGCACGACCGCCGAGACCGTCGTGCCGGGCCGCTACGGGCTCTGGCTCGAGGGCGGGCTGGGGCACGCCCGGTACGGCGAGGTGCTCGAGCTCGACGCGACGGCCGGCCAGGTCCGGCGCGAGCTGCTCGGGGTCGACCGCGGTGTCCTCGGCCCGGGCACGGCGCGCTTCAACCCGTACTACTTCGGCAGCGCGCCCGACGACAGCCTCGACCTGCCGACGGTGCACGTCACCTACGACGGTGAGCTCGGGCCGATGCCCGCGTGGGTCGTCGCGCCCGACGGCCGGCCCACGACGCGGTGGGCGGTCCTCGTCCACGGCCGGGGCGCCCGGCGCGAGGAGACCGTCCGGGCGCTGGCACCGCTGCTCGCCGCGGGATGGACCTGCCTCGCGCCGACCTACCGCAACGACGAGGGCGTCCCCGCGGGGCCCGACGGGCGCTACGCGCTGGGGCTCTCGGAGTGGCGCGACATCGACGCCGCGATGGGCCACGCGGTGCAGCGGGGTGCCCAGGAGCTGCTGCTCGTGGGCTGGTCGATGGGCGGGGCCATCGTGCTCCAGGCGCTCGACCGCTCGCCGCGCGCCGACCTCGTCAGCCGTGTCGTCCTCGACGGGCCGGTCGTCGACTGGGGGCACGTGCTCGCCCACCACGCGCACCAGCACCACATCCCGCCGCCGGTCGGCTCGCTCGCGCGCCTCCTGATGCGCCACCGCCTCGGCCACCGGCTCGTCGGGGTGCACGAGGGGGTCGACCTGGCCCTCACCGACTGGGTCCGACGCTCCGACGAGCTGCACCACCGGGTGCTCCTCATCCACTCGGCCGACGACGAGTTCGTGCCCTTCGGCCCCTCGCTCGCCCTCGCCCAGGCCCGCCCGGACCTCGTCGAGTTCCACGAGTGGCGCCTGGCCCGGCACTGCAAGGAGTGGAACACCGACCCCGAGCGCTGGGAGCGCCTCGTCGGGGAGTTCGCCTCCGGCTGA
- a CDS encoding dihydrofolate reductase family protein: MRVLIDPRRPASPGGRVAAADLVGLYAPPARRRWVRSNMVTTLDGSATGADGRSGSVNTPADHRVFAVLRDHADAVLVGAGTVRDEGYTRVRPTRGSPVPAALVAVTRSGRVPEGLRTPTEGRGAGLLVTCASAGDAALARARSVLGEESVLVCGDAEVDLADALDRLAERGLRHVLLEGGPSLLGTALAAGVVDEMALTLAPVVVGGGDFPRIVGGPPLAAPDGVALRPHLLLEESGTMLGLWRVRS, translated from the coding sequence ATGCGCGTGCTCATCGACCCCCGCCGCCCCGCCTCCCCCGGAGGGCGCGTCGCGGCCGCCGACCTCGTCGGCCTCTACGCCCCGCCGGCGCGACGGCGCTGGGTGCGCTCCAACATGGTGACGACGCTCGACGGCTCGGCGACCGGCGCCGACGGGCGCAGCGGCTCGGTCAACACCCCCGCCGACCACCGCGTCTTCGCCGTGCTGCGCGACCACGCGGACGCCGTCCTCGTCGGGGCGGGCACCGTCCGCGACGAGGGTTACACCCGCGTCCGTCCGACCCGCGGCTCCCCCGTCCCGGCCGCGCTCGTCGCCGTCACCCGCAGCGGCCGCGTGCCGGAGGGTCTGCGCACGCCGACCGAGGGGCGGGGCGCCGGCCTGCTCGTGACGTGCGCGTCCGCCGGGGACGCCGCGCTGGCCCGGGCCCGGTCCGTGCTCGGCGAGGAGTCGGTGCTCGTCTGCGGCGACGCCGAGGTCGACCTGGCCGACGCCCTCGACCGGCTCGCCGAGCGCGGGCTGCGCCACGTCCTGCTCGAGGGCGGGCCGTCGCTGCTCGGCACGGCGCTGGCGGCCGGGGTCGTCGACGAGATGGCTCTGACCCTCGCCCCCGTCGTCGTCGGCGGCGGCGACTTCCCGCGGATCGTCGGCGGCCCGCCGCTGGCTGCCCCGGACGGGGTGGCCCTCAGGCCGCACCTGCTGCTCGAGGAGTCCGGCACGATGCTCGGTCTCTGGCGCGTCCGCTCCTGA
- a CDS encoding polyphosphate kinase 2 family protein, with amino-acid sequence MGKRKGKGTKAARTVEAADLEGKAATKARRKREAAAQARADEAVEAASWSQALRVRPGFRLVDLDPRSTPGFDGKKAEGEEVMGELQQRLSDLQERLFAESKGGGTRSVLLVIQGMDTSGKGGIMRHVVGAVDPQGVRITSFKAPSAEERRHPFLWRIRRALPTPGLIGVFDRSHYEDVLIVRVHDLVPRTTWSRRYGQINRFEEQVVADGTTVVKVMMHLSPEEQKARLGERLSRGDKYWKYNPGDLDERARWSDYMEAYQVALERCSTDAAPWHVVPADRKWYARLAVTNLLLEALERMDPQWPAADFDVEAERERLELSP; translated from the coding sequence ATGGGCAAGCGCAAGGGCAAGGGGACCAAGGCCGCGCGGACCGTCGAGGCGGCCGACCTCGAGGGCAAGGCCGCGACGAAGGCCCGCCGGAAGCGGGAGGCCGCCGCGCAGGCGCGCGCCGACGAGGCCGTCGAGGCGGCGTCGTGGTCGCAGGCCCTGCGGGTGCGACCGGGCTTCCGCCTCGTCGACCTCGACCCCCGCTCGACGCCGGGCTTCGACGGGAAGAAGGCCGAGGGGGAGGAGGTCATGGGCGAGCTCCAGCAGCGGCTCTCCGACCTCCAGGAGCGGCTCTTCGCGGAGTCCAAGGGCGGCGGCACGCGCTCGGTGCTCCTCGTCATCCAGGGGATGGACACCTCCGGCAAGGGCGGCATCATGCGCCACGTCGTCGGCGCCGTGGACCCGCAGGGTGTGCGCATCACGTCCTTCAAGGCCCCGAGCGCCGAGGAGAGGCGCCACCCGTTCCTGTGGCGCATCCGTCGCGCGCTGCCGACGCCGGGACTCATCGGCGTCTTCGACCGCTCGCACTACGAGGACGTGCTCATCGTGCGCGTCCACGACCTCGTGCCGCGCACGACGTGGTCGCGCCGGTACGGCCAGATCAACCGGTTCGAGGAGCAGGTCGTCGCCGACGGCACGACGGTCGTCAAGGTGATGATGCACCTCTCGCCCGAGGAGCAGAAGGCGCGCCTGGGCGAGCGGCTCTCGCGCGGCGACAAGTACTGGAAGTACAACCCGGGCGACCTCGACGAGCGGGCCCGCTGGAGCGACTACATGGAGGCCTACCAGGTCGCCCTCGAGCGCTGCTCGACCGACGCGGCGCCCTGGCACGTCGTCCCCGCCGACCGCAAGTGGTACGCGCGGCTGGCCGTCACCAACCTGCTCCTCGAGGCGCTCGAGCGGATGGACCCGCAGTGGCCCGCCGCCGACTTCGACGTCGAGGCCGAGCGCGAGCGGCTCGAGCTCAGCCCCTGA
- a CDS encoding YihY/virulence factor BrkB family protein — protein sequence MTDAKRRVRRALAQVPGALAVARLTVVTTRICLRYRVTGLASEAGFFALLSLPPLVLGLFGGLGYLGGALGPDTVDEVRVAILRYATQFLTPQVIDSVLGPTVDDVLRGGRFDLLSIGFVLSLWSGSRAVNVFVDTISIMYGQSGVRGIIQTRALSFSLYVVALLLGIVTIPLVLLGPTLLGDLLPTAWHPLTLLYWPLVTLLTVGGLTSLYHVSTPHRSPWTRDVPGAVLTLVIWALASFVVRGSIAASLGGTSIYGPLSAPIVILIWLYALAIAVLIGAALNGAIRELWPADERRALHTRLLDRIRHRAVPAPVAPHDPFGDYRRTGETDELDLRSLRTAAQQPLTPLANAAEPAETPASREVLAGSEKDR from the coding sequence ATGACCGACGCGAAGCGCCGCGTGCGCCGGGCCCTCGCGCAGGTCCCGGGGGCGCTGGCGGTCGCCCGGCTCACGGTCGTGACGACCCGGATCTGCCTGCGCTACCGGGTGACCGGGCTGGCGTCCGAGGCCGGGTTCTTCGCGCTGCTCTCGCTCCCGCCGCTCGTCCTCGGGCTCTTCGGCGGCCTGGGCTACCTGGGGGGCGCGCTCGGCCCGGACACCGTCGACGAGGTCCGCGTCGCGATCCTGCGCTACGCCACGCAGTTCCTCACACCCCAGGTCATCGACAGCGTGCTCGGGCCGACCGTCGACGACGTCCTGCGCGGTGGCCGCTTCGACCTGCTCTCGATCGGCTTCGTCCTCTCCCTCTGGTCCGGCTCGCGCGCCGTCAACGTCTTCGTCGACACCATCTCGATCATGTACGGGCAGTCGGGGGTGCGCGGCATCATCCAGACCCGCGCCCTGTCCTTCTCCCTGTACGTCGTGGCCCTGCTCCTCGGCATCGTCACCATCCCGCTCGTCCTGCTCGGGCCGACGCTGCTCGGCGACCTCCTGCCGACGGCGTGGCACCCGCTGACGCTGCTGTACTGGCCGCTCGTCACGCTGCTCACCGTCGGCGGCCTCACGAGCCTGTACCACGTGTCGACCCCCCACCGGTCGCCGTGGACCCGGGACGTGCCCGGCGCCGTGCTCACCCTCGTCATCTGGGCGCTGGCGTCCTTCGTCGTGCGCGGTTCGATCGCCGCCTCGCTCGGGGGGACCTCGATCTACGGCCCGCTCTCGGCCCCGATCGTCATCCTCATCTGGCTCTACGCGCTCGCCATCGCCGTGCTCATCGGGGCCGCCCTCAACGGCGCGATCCGCGAGCTGTGGCCCGCCGACGAGCGGCGCGCCCTGCACACCCGGCTGCTCGACCGGATCCGGCACCGCGCCGTGCCGGCCCCGGTCGCGCCGCACGACCCGTTCGGCGACTACCGCCGCACGGGCGAGACCGACGAGCTCGACCTGCGCAGCCTGCGGACCGCGGCGCAGCAGCCGCTGACGCCGCTCGCCAACGCCGCCGAGCCCGCCGAGACGCCGGCCTCGCGCGAGGTCCTCGCGGGCTCCGAGAAGGACCGCTGA
- a CDS encoding helix-turn-helix domain-containing protein, whose amino-acid sequence MPITADRHLESLATAAHRTGVSVKTLRRRIAAGELSAYRSGRLIRVEASDVDALFVQIPTFRSVRDVQPVRWSDARGSTA is encoded by the coding sequence ATGCCGATCACTGCAGATCGACACCTGGAGTCCTTGGCCACGGCTGCTCACCGGACGGGGGTGAGCGTCAAAACCCTGCGCCGACGGATCGCGGCGGGGGAGCTGTCCGCCTACCGGAGCGGACGGCTGATCCGGGTCGAGGCGAGTGACGTAGACGCCCTGTTCGTCCAGATCCCCACGTTTCGCTCGGTGCGGGACGTTCAGCCTGTCCGCTGGAGCGACGCGCGGGGCTCGACGGCCTAG
- a CDS encoding antibiotic biosynthesis monooxygenase, whose protein sequence is MAVDRGLLATLKAKPGKGDELGQFLREGRELAVQEDGTVTWYAFRLDDTTYGIFDTFESEDARQAHVNGQIPAALQDVASDLLAEDAVISPIDVLAVK, encoded by the coding sequence ATGGCTGTCGACCGAGGACTATTGGCGACGTTGAAGGCCAAGCCCGGCAAGGGGGATGAGCTAGGACAGTTCCTGAGGGAAGGCCGAGAGCTGGCAGTCCAGGAGGATGGCACTGTCACCTGGTACGCGTTCCGACTCGACGATACGACGTACGGGATCTTCGACACCTTCGAGAGCGAAGACGCTCGTCAGGCCCACGTCAACGGCCAGATCCCGGCGGCACTTCAGGATGTCGCCTCAGACCTGCTGGCTGAGGATGCCGTGATCTCACCGATCGACGTGCTCGCGGTCAAATAG
- a CDS encoding TIGR02391 family protein codes for MQEWTLESDAIIGLPIDDLAMRVLDDAKANGEWNWRNWLLSAQQTYGKNSQAMLALTEAWAWLANRGLIVADVNQSAEQAFLISRAGHQALEEGLPWLRAVQRLDVELVMELEARARPQFLRGDFEAAAFIAMKEVEVRVRELSGLPNELVGVDLMRQAFRPGREGKEGGPLWKEEGHAGEAVAVMELFAGALGLFKNPASHRRVDFSDPTEAAEVVLLADLLLRQLAK; via the coding sequence ATGCAGGAGTGGACGCTGGAATCCGACGCCATCATTGGCCTTCCTATCGATGATCTAGCCATGCGCGTTCTCGATGACGCGAAGGCCAACGGTGAGTGGAACTGGAGGAACTGGCTGCTGAGTGCGCAGCAGACCTACGGCAAGAACTCGCAGGCGATGCTGGCTCTAACGGAGGCTTGGGCATGGCTCGCGAATCGCGGCTTGATCGTTGCGGACGTGAACCAGTCGGCGGAACAGGCCTTCTTGATCAGTCGTGCAGGGCATCAGGCACTCGAGGAGGGACTGCCTTGGCTGCGTGCCGTTCAGAGACTGGACGTTGAGCTGGTCATGGAGCTCGAGGCGCGAGCCCGTCCGCAGTTCCTTCGCGGCGACTTTGAAGCTGCGGCCTTCATCGCCATGAAGGAGGTGGAAGTTCGAGTCCGTGAGCTGTCCGGCCTACCGAACGAACTTGTCGGCGTGGACTTGATGCGGCAGGCATTTCGCCCGGGGCGAGAGGGCAAGGAGGGGGGCCCTCTTTGGAAGGAGGAAGGGCACGCGGGCGAAGCCGTAGCCGTGATGGAGCTGTTCGCCGGGGCTCTCGGGCTCTTCAAAAACCCTGCCAGCCACCGACGCGTCGACTTCAGCGATCCGACTGAAGCAGCTGAGGTGGTCCTCCTCGCGGACCTTCTCTTGCGACAACTCGCGAAGTAG
- a CDS encoding IS5 family transposase, with protein MAYPSDLTDEQWALLKPVLNAPGKRGRKHGDDLRLVVDAMLYIAQTGCQWRYLPESFGPWTRVWSQFRRWSRNGTWARALTVLHTAARKAEGRAEATPSMVVIDTHLARGGSNGGATFHDRGGPFGRTKGAKRVVAVDVTGLPVTGLVVPASMHENETTRVVLDHLARQGVTERLELVLVDRGVSARAADKLGRRHSVEVRRVGWDDKQPVFRPIRHAWRVEVAHGRLGRSRRLAKSFENTTASATGWLQVVCIATTLRHIASARTRALVLAAAS; from the coding sequence ATGGCGTATCCAAGTGACCTGACCGATGAGCAATGGGCGCTGCTGAAGCCGGTGCTCAACGCTCCGGGCAAGCGGGGCCGCAAGCACGGTGACGACCTGCGCCTGGTGGTGGACGCGATGCTGTACATCGCGCAGACCGGCTGCCAGTGGCGGTACCTGCCCGAGTCGTTCGGACCCTGGACCCGGGTCTGGTCGCAGTTTCGCCGCTGGTCACGCAACGGCACCTGGGCCCGCGCGCTGACCGTGCTGCACACCGCTGCCCGCAAGGCCGAGGGACGCGCCGAGGCCACGCCGTCGATGGTGGTCATCGACACTCACTTGGCCCGCGGCGGGTCCAACGGCGGGGCGACGTTTCACGACCGGGGCGGCCCGTTCGGTCGGACGAAGGGTGCCAAGCGGGTCGTCGCGGTCGACGTCACCGGGCTGCCGGTGACCGGGCTGGTCGTGCCGGCCTCCATGCACGAGAACGAGACCACCCGGGTCGTGCTCGACCACCTCGCCCGGCAGGGCGTGACCGAGCGGCTGGAGCTGGTCCTGGTCGACCGTGGCGTGAGCGCGCGGGCGGCGGACAAGTTGGGCCGTCGGCACAGTGTGGAGGTTCGCCGGGTCGGGTGGGATGACAAGCAGCCGGTCTTTCGCCCTATCCGGCACGCCTGGCGCGTCGAGGTGGCCCACGGACGTCTGGGCCGCAGCCGCCGACTCGCCAAGTCCTTCGAGAACACCACCGCCTCAGCGACCGGCTGGCTCCAGGTCGTCTGCATCGCCACCACTCTGCGGCACATCGCCAGCGCCCGGACGCGCGCGCTGGTGCTGGCAGCCGCATCATGA
- a CDS encoding TIGR02569 family protein has product MTAEHVPASVLEAFGADDPPRLLTGGQGTSWRSGGLVLKPGSGPIHAWLGEGLEGVSAAEFRLATPVRTIHGTWSWDGWSATQWVEGTEPDQTKESTWLKIIEAGRAFHQAVAHLRRPDCLHARNDWWAIADRVAWGEHNIRFRPEFAALGRRLHGAVEPLGASQIVHGDLTGNVMFSPTLPPAVIDISPYWRPPEYAEGVVVADALCWHSAQASLLDEAGVSVAAVARALLFRMATTSQAASAGRARGDVEADLRRYDHAAAAIGL; this is encoded by the coding sequence GTGACCGCTGAACACGTGCCAGCGAGTGTGCTGGAAGCTTTCGGTGCGGACGATCCACCGCGGCTCCTGACTGGCGGGCAGGGCACATCGTGGCGCTCCGGTGGTCTGGTGCTCAAGCCGGGCAGCGGTCCCATTCACGCGTGGCTGGGCGAGGGGCTTGAGGGTGTATCAGCCGCGGAGTTCCGTCTTGCGACTCCTGTCCGGACCATCCACGGCACATGGTCCTGGGACGGCTGGTCAGCGACCCAGTGGGTCGAAGGCACCGAGCCCGACCAAACGAAGGAGTCGACCTGGCTCAAGATCATCGAAGCCGGGCGGGCGTTCCACCAAGCAGTTGCGCACCTGCGCCGACCGGATTGTCTTCACGCGCGCAATGACTGGTGGGCGATCGCGGATCGAGTCGCATGGGGCGAGCACAACATCCGGTTCCGCCCCGAGTTCGCGGCCCTTGGCAGACGGCTGCACGGCGCAGTTGAGCCGCTTGGAGCGTCGCAAATCGTGCACGGAGATCTGACGGGCAACGTGATGTTCAGTCCCACGCTGCCGCCTGCCGTCATCGACATTTCGCCCTATTGGCGTCCACCGGAGTACGCCGAAGGTGTCGTTGTTGCTGACGCGCTGTGCTGGCACAGCGCGCAAGCATCGCTCTTGGACGAGGCAGGCGTGTCCGTGGCGGCGGTCGCCCGCGCCTTACTCTTCCGCATGGCGACGACCAGTCAGGCCGCATCCGCCGGAAGAGCCCGCGGCGATGTGGAAGCCGACCTGAGGCGGTACGACCACGCGGCCGCAGCCATCGGGCTCTGA